A region of Lepeophtheirus salmonis chromosome 13, UVic_Lsal_1.4, whole genome shotgun sequence DNA encodes the following proteins:
- the fbp gene encoding fructose-1,6-bisphosphatase 1 isoform X2, producing MSDSQGLDTNCMTLTRFFLSEQRKFKGSTGDLTQLLTSIQSAVKAISAAVRRAGIANLFGAAGNTNVQGEAVKKLDVLSNELFINMLKSSYTCTLLVSEENEHVIEIEDEREGKYIVTFDPLDGSSNIDCLVSIGSIFGIFVKPPGCTDSTKACLQKGRNLVAAGYALYGSATMMVISINEEVNGFMLDPAIGEFVLTDRDMKIAPRGQIYSINEGYQTKWTEPGVKVYVDSKKAAKKPYGGRYIGSMVADVHRTIKYGGIFIYPATTDSPTGKLRVLYECFPMAHIVQNAGGIATDGHQNILDIVPTGLHVRSPIFMGSTEDVEEVMNCIKNNPKKA from the exons ATGTCGGATTCACAGGGCTTGGATACTAACTGCATGACACTCACTCGTTTCTTCCTGAGTGAGCAACGTAAATTTAAAGGGTCAACTGGAGATCTGACTCAACTATTGACAAGTATTCAATCTGCTGTAAAAGCCATTTCCGCTGCTGTTCGCCGTGCGGGTATTGCCAATCTTTTTGGTGCTGCTGGAAATACAAATGTACAAG GTGAAGCAGTTAAAAAGTTGGACGTTCTCTCCAATGAACTCTTTATCAACATGCTCAAGTCTTCTTATACGTGCACTCTCCTAGTGTCTGAAGAGAATGAACATGTCATTGAAATCGAGGATGAGCGTGAAGGAAAGTACATTGTTACTTTCGATCCATTGGACGGAAGCTCCAACATTGATTGCTTAGTCTCAATTGGATCCATCTTTGGTATCTTTGTAAAGCCCCCAGGTTGCACAGACAGCACGAAAGCCTGTTTACAAAAGGGTAGAAATCTCGTGGCTGCAGGTTATGCGCTCTATGGCTCTGCCACAATGATGGTTATCTCTATTAACGAGGAAGTTAATGGATTCATGTTGGATCCTGCAATCGGCGAATTCGTTCTCACTGATCGTGATATGAAAATTGCTCCTCGTGGCCAAATCTACTCAATCAACGAAGGCTACCAGACCAAGTGGACAGAGCCAGGTGTGAAGGTATATGTCGATTCTAAGAAGGCTGCAAAGAAGCCCTACGGAGGAAG gTACATTGGATCTATGGTCGCAGACGTTCATCGTACCATAAAATACGGGGGTATCTTCATTTATCCAGCCACAACGGATAGTCCAACTGGAAAGTTAAGAGTCCTCTATGAATGCTTCCCTATGGCTCATATTGTTCAAAACGCAGGCGGTATTGCCACAGAtggacatcaaaatattttggatattgtTCCAACTGGACTTCATGTACGATCGCCTATTTTCATGGGATCAACAGAAGATGTCGAAGAAGTCATGAATTGTATCAAAAACAATCCTAAAAAGGCATAA
- the fbp gene encoding fructose-1,6-bisphosphatase 1 isoform X1 codes for MPPPTVVMSDSQGLDTNCMTLTRFFLSEQRKFKGSTGDLTQLLTSIQSAVKAISAAVRRAGIANLFGAAGNTNVQGEAVKKLDVLSNELFINMLKSSYTCTLLVSEENEHVIEIEDEREGKYIVTFDPLDGSSNIDCLVSIGSIFGIFVKPPGCTDSTKACLQKGRNLVAAGYALYGSATMMVISINEEVNGFMLDPAIGEFVLTDRDMKIAPRGQIYSINEGYQTKWTEPGVKVYVDSKKAAKKPYGGRYIGSMVADVHRTIKYGGIFIYPATTDSPTGKLRVLYECFPMAHIVQNAGGIATDGHQNILDIVPTGLHVRSPIFMGSTEDVEEVMNCIKNNPKKA; via the exons ATGCCTCCTCCAACG GTTGTAATGTCGGATTCACAGGGCTTGGATACTAACTGCATGACACTCACTCGTTTCTTCCTGAGTGAGCAACGTAAATTTAAAGGGTCAACTGGAGATCTGACTCAACTATTGACAAGTATTCAATCTGCTGTAAAAGCCATTTCCGCTGCTGTTCGCCGTGCGGGTATTGCCAATCTTTTTGGTGCTGCTGGAAATACAAATGTACAAG GTGAAGCAGTTAAAAAGTTGGACGTTCTCTCCAATGAACTCTTTATCAACATGCTCAAGTCTTCTTATACGTGCACTCTCCTAGTGTCTGAAGAGAATGAACATGTCATTGAAATCGAGGATGAGCGTGAAGGAAAGTACATTGTTACTTTCGATCCATTGGACGGAAGCTCCAACATTGATTGCTTAGTCTCAATTGGATCCATCTTTGGTATCTTTGTAAAGCCCCCAGGTTGCACAGACAGCACGAAAGCCTGTTTACAAAAGGGTAGAAATCTCGTGGCTGCAGGTTATGCGCTCTATGGCTCTGCCACAATGATGGTTATCTCTATTAACGAGGAAGTTAATGGATTCATGTTGGATCCTGCAATCGGCGAATTCGTTCTCACTGATCGTGATATGAAAATTGCTCCTCGTGGCCAAATCTACTCAATCAACGAAGGCTACCAGACCAAGTGGACAGAGCCAGGTGTGAAGGTATATGTCGATTCTAAGAAGGCTGCAAAGAAGCCCTACGGAGGAAG gTACATTGGATCTATGGTCGCAGACGTTCATCGTACCATAAAATACGGGGGTATCTTCATTTATCCAGCCACAACGGATAGTCCAACTGGAAAGTTAAGAGTCCTCTATGAATGCTTCCCTATGGCTCATATTGTTCAAAACGCAGGCGGTATTGCCACAGAtggacatcaaaatattttggatattgtTCCAACTGGACTTCATGTACGATCGCCTATTTTCATGGGATCAACAGAAGATGTCGAAGAAGTCATGAATTGTATCAAAAACAATCCTAAAAAGGCATAA